A stretch of Dyella sp. BiH032 DNA encodes these proteins:
- a CDS encoding efflux RND transporter permease subunit encodes MKIAQFFVDRPILAGVLSVLIVIAGGISLFRLPIAEYPEVVPPTVVVRASYPGANPKVIAETVATPLEEQINGVEGMLYTSSQSTSDGAMTLTVTFALGSDLDNAQVQVQNRVAQALTKLPQEVQRLGVTTQKSSPDLTMVVHLTSPDNRYDMLYLSNYARLHIKDQLARLNGVGDVQLFGAGEYSMRVWLDPEKLASRQLTTGDVIHAIQEQNVAVAAGALNAPPGPSNAAFQLNINTQGRLVNEEDFLNIIVRTTADGGVTHLRDVARVELGSNNYALRSLLDNQPAVAIPIFARPGSNAIQISDEVRATMAELKKEFPQGVDYHIVYDPTVFVRGSIEAVVHTLFEAIALVVLVVILFLQTWRASIIPLVAVPVSLIGTFAVMYLAGFSLNALSLFGLVLAIGIVVDDAIVVVENVERHIEHGMRPKEATRQAMKEVTGPIVATALVLCAVFVPTAFISGLTGQFYRQFALTIAISTVISAFNSLTLSPALAAILLRDRDAPKDKLTVWMDKGLGWLFRPFNRVFTTGANRYVGGVKRILRAGTVTLMVYGGLVVLGFLGFAHVPTGFVPQQDKQYLVAFAQLPDAASLDRTEDVIRRMSEIALKQPGVESAVAFPGLSINGFTNSTNSGIVFATLKPFEERRDASLSANAITGALNQKFAAIQDAYIAVFPPPPVMGLGTIGGFRIQIEDRGDVGFEELFKQTQNLIAESRKTPTLAGLFSSYQVSVPQIDANVDREKAKAEGVDLADVYQTMQAYMGSLYVNDFNRFGRTYQVNVSADQRFRHEPEDLLQLRTRNARGEAIPLGSFLSVHQGVGPDRVQHYNGYPTAEINGGPAPGFSSGQAQDAMEKLARENLPNGMSFEWTELTYQQILAGNTAVLVFPLCVLLVFLVLASLYESLTLPLAVILIVPMVLLSAISGVWLSGGDNNIFTQIGLIVLVGLACKNAILIVEFAREAQILEGLDRKTAVLEAARLRLRPILMTSIAFIMGVVPLVTSHGAGAEMRHAMGVAVFAGMLGVTFFGLIFTPLFYVIIRGWSERAEARRAARRAAKGLNTPALEEH; translated from the coding sequence ATGAAAATCGCCCAATTCTTCGTGGACAGGCCGATCCTGGCCGGCGTCCTCTCCGTACTGATCGTCATCGCGGGCGGCATTTCGCTGTTCCGCCTGCCGATCGCCGAGTACCCCGAAGTGGTGCCGCCCACCGTGGTGGTGCGCGCCAGCTATCCCGGCGCCAACCCCAAGGTGATCGCCGAGACCGTCGCCACGCCGCTGGAAGAGCAGATCAACGGCGTGGAAGGCATGCTGTACACCTCCTCGCAGTCCACCAGCGACGGCGCGATGACGCTGACCGTCACTTTCGCGCTGGGCAGCGACCTGGACAACGCCCAGGTGCAGGTGCAGAACCGTGTCGCACAGGCGCTTACCAAGTTGCCGCAGGAAGTGCAGCGACTGGGCGTGACCACGCAGAAGAGCTCGCCCGACCTGACCATGGTCGTGCACTTGACCTCGCCCGATAACCGCTACGACATGCTGTACCTGTCGAACTACGCGCGCCTGCACATCAAGGACCAGCTGGCGCGCCTGAACGGCGTGGGCGACGTGCAGCTGTTCGGCGCAGGCGAATACAGCATGCGCGTGTGGCTCGATCCGGAAAAACTGGCCTCGCGCCAGCTGACCACCGGCGACGTGATCCACGCCATCCAGGAGCAGAACGTGGCCGTGGCCGCCGGCGCGCTCAATGCGCCGCCCGGCCCCAGCAATGCCGCGTTCCAGCTCAACATCAACACGCAAGGCCGCCTGGTCAACGAGGAAGACTTCCTCAACATCATTGTGCGCACTACCGCCGATGGCGGCGTGACGCATCTGCGCGACGTGGCCCGCGTGGAACTGGGTTCCAACAACTACGCACTGCGCAGCCTGCTGGACAATCAGCCGGCGGTGGCGATTCCGATCTTCGCCCGCCCGGGCTCCAACGCTATCCAGATCTCCGACGAAGTGCGCGCCACCATGGCGGAGCTGAAGAAGGAATTCCCGCAGGGCGTGGATTATCACATCGTGTACGACCCGACCGTGTTCGTGCGCGGTTCGATCGAAGCGGTGGTGCATACGCTGTTCGAAGCCATCGCCCTGGTGGTGCTGGTGGTGATCCTGTTCCTGCAGACCTGGCGTGCCTCGATCATTCCTCTGGTGGCCGTGCCCGTATCGCTGATCGGCACCTTCGCGGTGATGTATCTGGCGGGCTTCTCGCTCAACGCGCTGTCGCTGTTCGGCCTGGTGCTGGCGATCGGCATCGTGGTGGACGATGCGATCGTGGTGGTGGAGAACGTCGAGCGCCACATCGAGCACGGCATGCGGCCGAAGGAGGCCACGCGCCAGGCGATGAAGGAAGTGACCGGCCCGATCGTGGCCACGGCGCTGGTGCTGTGCGCGGTGTTCGTGCCCACGGCCTTCATCAGCGGCCTGACCGGCCAGTTCTATCGCCAGTTCGCACTGACCATCGCCATCTCCACGGTCATCTCGGCGTTCAATTCGCTGACCCTGAGCCCGGCGCTGGCTGCCATCCTGCTGCGCGATCGCGATGCGCCGAAGGACAAGCTCACGGTGTGGATGGACAAGGGCCTTGGCTGGCTGTTCCGTCCGTTCAACCGCGTGTTCACCACCGGCGCCAACCGCTATGTGGGCGGCGTGAAGCGCATCCTGCGCGCGGGTACCGTCACGCTAATGGTGTACGGCGGCCTGGTGGTGCTCGGCTTCCTGGGCTTCGCTCACGTGCCGACCGGCTTCGTGCCGCAGCAGGACAAGCAGTACCTGGTGGCATTCGCGCAGCTGCCTGATGCGGCTTCGCTGGACCGCACCGAGGACGTGATCCGCCGCATGAGCGAGATCGCCCTGAAGCAGCCGGGCGTGGAAAGCGCTGTGGCCTTCCCGGGCCTGTCGATCAACGGCTTCACCAACAGCACCAACTCCGGCATCGTGTTCGCCACGCTCAAGCCGTTCGAGGAGCGGCGCGACGCCTCGCTCTCGGCCAATGCCATTACCGGTGCGCTCAACCAGAAGTTCGCCGCGATCCAGGATGCCTACATCGCCGTGTTCCCGCCCCCGCCGGTGATGGGCCTGGGCACGATCGGCGGCTTCCGCATCCAGATCGAGGACCGCGGCGACGTCGGCTTCGAGGAACTGTTCAAGCAGACGCAGAACCTGATCGCCGAAAGTCGGAAGACGCCGACCCTGGCCGGGCTGTTCTCCAGCTATCAGGTGAGCGTGCCGCAGATCGACGCGAACGTGGACCGCGAGAAGGCCAAGGCCGAAGGCGTGGACCTGGCCGACGTGTACCAGACCATGCAGGCCTACATGGGCTCGCTCTACGTCAACGACTTCAACCGCTTCGGCCGCACCTACCAGGTGAACGTGTCCGCCGACCAGCGCTTCCGCCACGAGCCGGAAGACCTGCTGCAGCTGCGCACCCGCAATGCGCGCGGCGAGGCGATCCCGCTGGGTTCGTTCCTGTCGGTGCACCAGGGCGTGGGCCCGGACCGCGTGCAGCACTACAACGGCTACCCCACCGCCGAGATCAACGGCGGCCCGGCGCCGGGCTTCAGCTCGGGCCAGGCGCAGGACGCGATGGAGAAGCTGGCGCGCGAGAACTTGCCCAACGGCATGTCGTTCGAATGGACCGAGCTGACCTATCAGCAGATCCTCGCCGGCAATACGGCGGTGCTGGTGTTCCCCTTGTGCGTGTTGCTGGTGTTCCTGGTGCTGGCTTCGCTGTACGAGAGCCTGACCTTGCCGCTGGCGGTGATCCTGATCGTGCCGATGGTGCTGTTGTCCGCGATCTCCGGCGTGTGGCTCTCGGGCGGCGACAACAACATCTTCACCCAGATCGGCCTGATCGTCCTCGTCGGCCTGGCCTGCAAGAACGCGATCCTGATCGTGGAGTTCGCCCGCGAAGCGCAGATCCTGGAAGGCCTGGACCGCAAGACGGCCGTGCTGGAAGCCGCCCGCCTGCGACTGCGCCCGATCCTGATGACGTCCATCGCGTTCATCATGGGCGTGGTGCCGCTGGTGACCTCGCACGGCGCCGGTGCGGAAATGCGCCATGCGATGGGCGTGGCGGTATTCGCCGGCATGCTGGGCGTCACCTTCTTCGGCCTGATCTTCACCCCGCTGTTCTACGTGATCATTCGCGGCTGGAGCGAGCGCGCCGAAGCGCGCCGCGCCGCCCGCCGCGCCGCCAAGGGCCTCAATACGCCCGCGCTGGAGGAACACTGA
- a CDS encoding TolC family protein, with product MTETVQGWFARRAPRQARLSALAAALLLAGCVSVGPDYHRPDEKPVALQEANAKQVSAENFQAAWWKQFNDPALDALIQRAATNAPDLKIAVARLKESRALLGVTRADQWPTINTDIDYQRSRGQQPGFTTDRVTTESYRAGFDASWEIDLFGGVRRSVEAAGAQAEASAASLQDAQVTLFAEVARYYFDLRGTQLRIDVAKRDIDNQRESMRLIRARFDIGTGSEQDVASANARLAAVEAQLPVLQTQAHADEAHLAVLLGVRPGELDVDLSPASFKPIDVALPIGNAGDVLARRPDVRVAERELAAANARIGVAKADWFPHITLGGFVGFLAGRSNDFGGADSRAWSVAPSISWPGLNVQRVRNNVKASEARADAALANYQRTVLQAVEDVSNSLLGFNLQRERVQKLLDQVTQSRRATELARVRYNEGAADFLQLLDAERTQLSAEDALAEAEAAINLRAVAVYKAIGGGWEACGDERCSQVAQAP from the coding sequence ATGACTGAAACCGTGCAGGGCTGGTTCGCCCGCCGCGCCCCGCGGCAGGCCCGCCTGAGCGCGCTGGCCGCCGCGCTGCTGCTGGCCGGCTGCGTGAGCGTCGGGCCGGATTACCACCGGCCCGACGAGAAACCAGTGGCTCTGCAGGAAGCGAACGCGAAGCAGGTGAGCGCGGAGAATTTCCAGGCCGCGTGGTGGAAGCAGTTCAACGACCCTGCGCTCGATGCCTTGATCCAGCGCGCGGCGACGAACGCGCCGGACCTGAAGATCGCCGTCGCGCGCCTGAAGGAATCGCGCGCACTGCTCGGCGTCACCCGCGCCGACCAGTGGCCGACCATCAACACGGATATCGACTACCAGCGCAGCCGCGGGCAGCAGCCGGGCTTCACCACTGATCGCGTGACGACCGAAAGCTACCGCGCCGGCTTCGACGCCAGCTGGGAGATCGACCTGTTCGGCGGCGTGCGCCGCTCGGTGGAAGCGGCCGGCGCGCAGGCCGAGGCGAGCGCGGCATCGCTGCAGGATGCGCAGGTGACCCTGTTCGCCGAGGTGGCCCGCTACTACTTCGACCTGCGCGGCACGCAGCTGCGCATCGACGTGGCCAAGCGCGACATCGACAACCAGCGCGAGAGCATGCGCCTGATCCGCGCGCGCTTCGACATCGGCACCGGTTCGGAACAGGACGTGGCCAGCGCCAACGCGCGGCTTGCCGCGGTCGAAGCACAGCTGCCCGTGCTGCAGACGCAGGCGCACGCCGACGAGGCGCACCTGGCGGTCCTGCTGGGCGTGCGTCCGGGCGAACTGGACGTCGACCTGTCGCCGGCGAGCTTCAAGCCGATCGACGTGGCGCTACCTATCGGCAACGCAGGCGACGTGCTCGCCCGCCGGCCCGACGTGCGCGTGGCGGAACGCGAGCTGGCCGCGGCCAATGCGCGCATCGGCGTGGCCAAGGCCGACTGGTTCCCGCACATCACGCTGGGCGGCTTCGTCGGCTTCCTGGCCGGGCGCAGCAACGACTTCGGCGGCGCCGATTCGCGGGCGTGGTCGGTGGCACCCAGTATCAGCTGGCCAGGCCTGAACGTGCAGCGCGTGCGCAACAACGTGAAGGCGAGCGAAGCACGCGCCGATGCGGCGCTGGCCAATTACCAGCGCACCGTGCTGCAGGCGGTGGAAGACGTCAGCAACTCGCTGCTGGGTTTCAACCTGCAACGCGAGCGCGTGCAGAAGCTGCTGGACCAGGTGACGCAGAGCCGCCGCGCGACCGAACTGGCGCGGGTGCGCTACAACGAAGGCGCGGCGGATTTCCTGCAGTTGCTCGATGCCGAACGCACGCAGCTCTCCGCCGAGGACGCGCTGGCCGAGGCCGAGGCGGCGATCAACCTGCGCGCAGTGGCCGTATACAAGGCCATCGGCGGCGGCTGGGAAGCCTGCGGCGACGAGCGCTGCAGCCAGGTCGCGCAGGCGCCGTGA
- a CDS encoding SDR family oxidoreductase yields MSPPLPFPRRAPRERGLGTEPPPSQRVALVSGANRGLGLEVSRQLAAAGMTVLLGARNPAAGEKAAKALRREGGDAIAVQLDVTSQADVDALVERIGRDYGRLDVLVNNAGAFFDVGDRASSVDLARVQSALDTNLLGAWRLGEAVIPFMKRHGYGRIVNVSSGCGATDSDGEDCPAYRVSKAALNSYTRMLATELKGSGILVNAVCPGWVATDMGGPGGRPVADGAAGIVWAACLPLKGAVTGGFFRDRTPIPW; encoded by the coding sequence ATGAGCCCTCCGCTCCCGTTTCCCCGCCGCGCGCCGCGTGAGCGCGGCCTGGGTACCGAACCGCCGCCGAGCCAGCGCGTCGCGCTGGTCAGCGGCGCCAACCGCGGCCTCGGGCTGGAAGTATCCCGCCAGCTCGCGGCCGCCGGCATGACGGTCCTGCTCGGTGCGCGCAACCCCGCCGCCGGAGAGAAAGCAGCCAAGGCACTGCGGCGCGAGGGCGGCGACGCCATCGCGGTGCAGCTGGACGTCACCTCCCAAGCCGACGTCGATGCGCTGGTCGAGCGGATCGGGCGCGACTATGGACGGCTCGACGTGCTGGTGAACAACGCCGGCGCGTTCTTCGATGTCGGGGACCGCGCCTCCAGCGTGGACCTCGCTCGCGTGCAGAGTGCGCTGGACACCAACCTGCTGGGCGCCTGGCGTCTCGGCGAGGCGGTGATTCCCTTCATGAAGCGCCACGGCTACGGGCGCATCGTCAACGTCTCCAGCGGCTGCGGCGCCACCGACAGCGACGGCGAGGACTGCCCCGCGTATCGCGTCTCCAAGGCGGCGCTCAACAGCTACACGCGCATGCTCGCCACGGAGCTGAAAGGCAGCGGCATCCTGGTGAACGCGGTGTGCCCCGGCTGGGTGGCGACCGACATGGGCGGACCCGGCGGCCGGCCGGTCGCCGACGGTGCGGCCGGGATCGTCTGGGCCGCCTGCCTGCCGCTGAAAGGTGCGGTCACCGGCGGTTTCTTCCGGGATCGCACACCGATCCCCTGGTGA
- a CDS encoding AI-2E family transporter codes for MSATGPLAPPPASGGDARVPSPLGLPPSRQRRMPVARITQRHLLRIRVVLNILLVLALLYTVTIVRGLLIPLVLAGFIGLALNPIVAFAARRRVPRWLSASVLVIALIAGIGTGIARLTPPALEWFHDAPSLVRNFVPKLRAVMQPLEAANRATQSLVSGQAVRQAPRTATVAIDAWDVIAGTPKVLAAVLTVVLLVFFFLIYGDSLLRRLVEIAPNFRYKRRTVSIVRSIQVEVSRYILTTIVINATLGVVTATMLWAYAVPDPLLWGSVAMIANFIPYVGSITTTTLLALVGLMHFDQPGQALLPALTFAGITAVEGNLITPLIQGRRMRLSPVAILLWLLVWGWLWGIPGALLAVPMLTSVKLIAEKLRGWRWFALVVQR; via the coding sequence ATGAGCGCCACCGGTCCTCTCGCGCCGCCGCCTGCCAGCGGCGGCGATGCCCGCGTGCCCTCGCCCCTGGGCCTGCCGCCGTCGCGCCAGCGCCGGATGCCGGTCGCGCGCATCACGCAGCGGCACCTGCTGCGCATTCGCGTGGTGCTCAACATCCTGCTGGTGCTCGCCCTGCTGTACACGGTCACCATCGTTCGCGGCTTGCTCATCCCGCTGGTACTGGCAGGCTTCATCGGCTTGGCGCTCAATCCCATCGTGGCGTTCGCCGCGCGCCGCCGCGTGCCGCGCTGGTTGAGCGCGAGCGTGCTGGTGATCGCGCTCATCGCCGGCATCGGTACCGGCATCGCGCGCCTGACGCCGCCAGCGCTGGAGTGGTTCCACGACGCGCCGAGCTTGGTGCGCAACTTCGTGCCCAAGTTGCGCGCGGTGATGCAACCGCTGGAGGCGGCCAACCGCGCCACGCAGAGTCTGGTGAGTGGACAGGCGGTGCGCCAGGCGCCGCGCACCGCCACGGTAGCCATCGATGCGTGGGACGTGATCGCCGGCACACCCAAGGTGCTCGCGGCCGTGCTGACGGTGGTACTGCTGGTGTTCTTCTTCCTGATCTACGGCGATTCGCTGTTGCGACGATTGGTGGAGATCGCCCCCAACTTCCGTTACAAGCGCCGCACGGTATCCATCGTGCGCAGCATCCAGGTGGAGGTGTCGCGCTACATCCTCACCACCATCGTCATCAACGCCACGCTCGGCGTGGTTACGGCCACCATGCTGTGGGCCTACGCGGTGCCCGATCCCCTGCTGTGGGGCTCGGTGGCGATGATCGCCAACTTCATTCCCTACGTCGGCTCGATCACTACCACGACCTTGCTCGCCCTGGTCGGCCTGATGCACTTCGATCAGCCCGGCCAGGCGCTGCTTCCCGCGCTGACGTTCGCCGGCATCACCGCGGTCGAGGGCAATCTGATTACTCCGCTGATCCAGGGCCGGCGCATGCGCCTGAGCCCGGTGGCCATCCTGCTGTGGCTGCTGGTGTGGGGCTGGCTGTGGGGCATACCCGGCGCGCTGCTCGCCGTGCCGATGCTCACCAGCGTGAAACTGATCGCCGAGAAGCTTCGCGGCTGGCGCTGGTTCGCGCTGGTGGTGCAGCGCTGA
- a CDS encoding ABC transporter ATP-binding protein — MSDRSAPGDPGVLDEIGRAGRAAKHLFGAQLSLLVAELGLARSAVSWMLLAGLAATVAGVGLGLTLMALAGVLLASWLHSWPWALVVLGLLQALFLWGMIALFRRCMHWLTLPASRREWRETIRQAMRRSERGEAPTAPGEAGVHREEGT, encoded by the coding sequence TTGTCCGACCGTTCCGCGCCCGGGGATCCGGGCGTACTCGACGAGATCGGCCGCGCCGGGCGCGCGGCCAAACACTTGTTCGGCGCGCAGCTTTCGTTGCTCGTCGCCGAGCTGGGACTGGCGCGCAGCGCCGTGTCCTGGATGCTCCTGGCCGGCCTCGCCGCCACCGTCGCGGGCGTGGGCCTGGGTCTCACCCTGATGGCGCTGGCCGGCGTCCTGCTGGCGTCGTGGCTGCATTCCTGGCCCTGGGCGCTGGTCGTGCTGGGCCTGCTGCAGGCGCTGTTCCTCTGGGGGATGATCGCCCTGTTCCGGCGCTGCATGCACTGGCTGACGCTGCCCGCCTCACGGCGCGAATGGCGTGAGACCATACGGCAGGCGATGCGCCGGTCCGAACGCGGCGAAGCGCCGACCGCGCCTGGCGAGGCCGGCGTACACCGGGAGGAGGGTACATGA
- a CDS encoding DUF1328 domain-containing protein translates to MLHYALVFLVIAIIAALLGFTGIAGTAAGIAKILFVIFLILAVIAFFRRAS, encoded by the coding sequence ATGCTTCACTACGCCCTGGTCTTTCTGGTCATCGCCATCATCGCGGCGCTGTTGGGTTTCACCGGAATCGCGGGTACCGCGGCGGGCATCGCCAAGATCCTGTTCGTCATCTTCCTGATCCTCGCCGTGATCGCTTTCTTCCGGCGAGCCAGCTGA
- a CDS encoding YbhB/YbcL family Raf kinase inhibitor-like protein yields MQLRSDSFANGQPIPFRFAFGKPGDPVALSDNLSPHLAWKGAPPAARSYVLTCIDTDVPSRGDDVNQPDRTVPADLPRVEFVHWLIADIPVECVELGEGACSEGIVVRGKRAPSGPPGSVQGRNDYTGWFQGDKEMAGEYLGYDGPCPPWNDERVHHYHFRVHALDVATLYLADGFTLDELRKAMHGHVLAEAEIVGTYAIYAEAVVRA; encoded by the coding sequence GTGCAACTTCGCAGTGACAGCTTCGCGAACGGCCAGCCGATTCCCTTCCGCTTCGCCTTCGGCAAGCCGGGCGACCCGGTGGCCTTGTCGGACAACCTCAGCCCCCATCTCGCCTGGAAGGGCGCGCCGCCCGCGGCGCGCTCCTACGTGCTCACCTGCATCGACACGGACGTGCCCAGCCGCGGCGACGACGTCAACCAGCCGGACCGTACGGTGCCGGCCGATCTCCCCCGCGTGGAATTCGTGCACTGGCTGATCGCCGACATTCCGGTCGAATGCGTCGAACTGGGCGAAGGCGCCTGCAGCGAAGGCATCGTCGTGCGCGGCAAGCGCGCGCCTTCCGGTCCGCCTGGCAGCGTGCAGGGCAGGAACGACTACACGGGCTGGTTCCAGGGCGACAAAGAGATGGCCGGCGAGTACCTCGGCTACGACGGCCCGTGTCCGCCGTGGAACGACGAGCGCGTGCATCACTATCACTTCCGCGTGCATGCGCTGGACGTGGCAACGCTCTATCTCGCCGACGGTTTCACGCTGGACGAGCTGCGCAAGGCGATGCATGGTCACGTGCTGGCTGAAGCGGAGATCGTCGGCACCTATGCGATCTACGCCGAAGCGGTGGTCCGCGCTTAG
- a CDS encoding PQQ-dependent sugar dehydrogenase: MRPLLALALGLLAFPALAEPQLDKLTLPKGFHIAVYSDRTPNAREIALGAKGTVFVGSNDAGKVYALTDSTGSGKADKVRVIATGLQLPVGVAFKNGDLYVSAVSKIVVLRDIENHLDDPPKPEVVYDKFPTDTAHGWKFIAFGPDGKLYVPIGAPCNICDKGKDYAKLTRLNQDGTGLEDVAYGIRNTVGFTWRPGSNDLWFTDNGRDLLGDDLPSDELNRATRVGEHFGYPYCHQGDTLDPEFGKGKNCKDYTAPVLKLGAHVASLGLRFYEGKQFPASYKGALIVAEHGSWNRTKKSGYRVMTVRLNGNKVVSYEPLIEGFMQDEKAWGRPADVQPLPDGSLLVSDDEAGAVYRVTYQAK; the protein is encoded by the coding sequence ATGCGTCCGCTCCTCGCTCTTGCGCTCGGCCTGCTCGCCTTCCCCGCCTTGGCCGAACCCCAGCTGGACAAGCTCACCCTGCCCAAGGGGTTCCATATCGCCGTCTATTCCGACCGGACCCCGAACGCACGCGAGATCGCGCTGGGCGCCAAGGGCACCGTGTTCGTAGGTTCCAACGACGCCGGCAAGGTCTATGCGCTCACCGACAGTACCGGCAGCGGCAAGGCCGACAAGGTGCGCGTCATCGCCACCGGGCTGCAACTGCCGGTGGGCGTCGCCTTCAAGAACGGCGACTTGTACGTGTCCGCGGTAAGCAAGATCGTGGTGCTGCGCGACATCGAGAATCACCTGGACGATCCGCCGAAGCCCGAGGTGGTGTACGACAAGTTCCCCACCGATACGGCCCACGGCTGGAAGTTCATCGCCTTCGGCCCGGACGGCAAGTTGTATGTGCCGATCGGCGCGCCGTGCAACATCTGCGACAAAGGCAAGGACTACGCCAAGCTCACCCGGCTCAACCAGGACGGCACCGGCCTGGAGGACGTGGCCTACGGCATCCGCAACACGGTCGGCTTCACCTGGCGCCCCGGCAGCAACGACCTGTGGTTCACCGACAACGGGCGCGACCTGCTGGGCGACGACCTGCCCAGTGACGAACTCAACCGCGCCACGCGCGTCGGCGAGCATTTCGGCTATCCCTATTGCCATCAGGGGGACACGCTGGATCCCGAGTTCGGCAAGGGCAAGAACTGCAAGGACTACACCGCGCCGGTGCTGAAGCTCGGCGCCCACGTGGCCTCGCTGGGTCTGCGCTTCTACGAGGGCAAGCAGTTCCCGGCCAGCTACAAGGGCGCGCTGATCGTCGCTGAGCACGGCTCGTGGAACCGCACCAAGAAATCCGGCTACCGCGTGATGACCGTGCGGCTCAACGGCAACAAGGTGGTCTCCTACGAGCCGCTGATCGAAGGCTTCATGCAGGACGAGAAGGCCTGGGGACGTCCGGCCGACGTGCAGCCGCTGCCCGACGGCAGTCTGCTGGTGAGCGATGACGAGGCCGGCGCGGTGTATCGCGTCACCTATCAAGCCAAATGA
- a CDS encoding 2OG-Fe(II) oxygenase — MDPFTAHIDTAIDALATHGWCVLEGLLSEAATAALADECAAMHASGELAAARVGREKTLSTLRGDHTRWFDMATPTAAQRPYVEALEALRVAFNRGLMLGLVENEAHYAVYPPGARYARHLDQPHQREARVVSVVYYLNADWQPQDGGALRLYLDDGSHRDVLPHAGRMVLFLSDRFEHEVLPATRERMSIACWMRRREPGALI, encoded by the coding sequence ATGGATCCCTTCACCGCCCATATCGACACCGCCATCGACGCGCTCGCCACGCACGGCTGGTGCGTGCTCGAAGGCTTGCTCTCCGAGGCAGCCACCGCTGCGCTGGCCGACGAATGCGCGGCCATGCATGCCTCCGGCGAACTGGCGGCGGCACGCGTCGGCCGTGAGAAGACGCTCTCGACACTGCGCGGCGACCATACCCGCTGGTTCGATATGGCCACGCCGACCGCAGCGCAGCGGCCTTACGTGGAAGCACTCGAGGCGCTGCGCGTGGCGTTCAATCGCGGCCTGATGCTGGGCCTGGTGGAGAACGAGGCCCACTATGCGGTCTATCCGCCCGGCGCCCGCTATGCGCGCCATCTGGACCAGCCGCATCAACGCGAGGCGCGCGTGGTGTCGGTGGTGTATTACCTCAATGCGGATTGGCAACCGCAGGATGGCGGCGCGCTGCGGCTGTACCTGGACGACGGCAGCCATCGAGATGTCCTGCCGCACGCCGGCCGCATGGTGCTGTTCCTGTCCGACCGCTTCGAGCACGAAGTACTGCCGGCCACGCGCGAGCGCATGAGCATCGCCTGCTGGATGCGGCGGCGCGAGCCGGGCGCGCTGATCTGA
- a CDS encoding alpha/beta fold hydrolase, producing the protein MTLPRGADFRPPWPLNSGHIQTMLSSSGVRRRLLPRSAQTVREGAEPVMVDGGDGVRLTGAYTAQKALAEARGLAVLFHGWEGSVDSTYVLQTGSRLLADGWDVFRLNFRDHGDSHPLNEALFHSCRIDEVVHALADIARRWPARRMALAGFSLGGNFALRAALRAPASGVPLDYALAVCPIIDPGEGLFSLEEAAPWFYQAYFLRKWRRSLRAKQAAFPHRQYFELDELKQNLRGLTESLVLRHTDFGSLQAYLDGYSVAGAALKAMRIPATILTARDDPVIPVDAFEKLELPPNVELDIAPHGGHCGFIRGMDMTSFTDDYIAARFNALAG; encoded by the coding sequence ATGACGCTCCCGCGCGGCGCCGATTTCCGCCCGCCATGGCCGCTCAACAGCGGCCACATCCAGACCATGCTTTCCTCCAGCGGCGTCCGCCGCCGCCTGCTGCCGCGCTCCGCGCAGACCGTGCGCGAGGGCGCCGAGCCGGTGATGGTGGACGGCGGCGACGGCGTGCGCCTCACGGGTGCATACACCGCGCAGAAGGCCCTGGCGGAAGCGCGCGGCCTCGCCGTGCTGTTCCACGGCTGGGAAGGGAGCGTCGATTCCACCTATGTGCTGCAGACGGGCAGCCGCCTGCTGGCTGACGGCTGGGACGTGTTCCGCCTGAACTTCCGCGACCACGGCGACAGCCATCCGCTCAACGAGGCGCTGTTCCATTCCTGCCGCATCGACGAAGTGGTACACGCGCTCGCCGATATCGCCCGGCGCTGGCCCGCGCGCCGGATGGCGCTGGCCGGGTTCTCGCTGGGTGGCAATTTCGCGCTGCGCGCCGCGTTGCGCGCGCCGGCCTCCGGCGTGCCGCTCGATTACGCGCTGGCGGTGTGCCCCATCATCGATCCGGGCGAAGGTCTGTTCTCGCTGGAGGAAGCGGCGCCCTGGTTCTACCAGGCCTATTTCCTGCGCAAGTGGCGCCGCTCGCTGCGCGCCAAGCAGGCGGCGTTCCCGCACCGGCAGTATTTCGAGCTGGACGAACTGAAGCAGAACCTGCGGGGCCTCACCGAATCGCTGGTGCTGCGCCATACCGATTTCGGATCGCTCCAGGCCTATCTGGACGGCTATTCCGTGGCCGGCGCCGCCCTGAAGGCGATGCGCATCCCGGCCACGATCCTCACCGCGCGCGACGATCCGGTGATCCCGGTCGATGCGTTCGAGAAGCTGGAACTGCCGCCGAACGTGGAACTGGACATCGCACCCCACGGCGGCCACTGCGGCTTCATCCGCGGCATGGACATGACCAGTTTCACCGACGACTACATCGCCGCGCGCTTCAACGCGCTGGCGGGTTAA